One Hordeum vulgare subsp. vulgare chromosome 4H, MorexV3_pseudomolecules_assembly, whole genome shotgun sequence DNA window includes the following coding sequences:
- the LOC123451026 gene encoding probable cytokinin riboside 5'-monophosphate phosphoribohydrolase LOG4, with product MEANQEKATAGGDGPRPVRAVCVFCGSRAGNRPSFSAAALDLGKQLVERQLDLVYGGGSGGLMGLVSKAVHDGGRHVLGVIPSALLPEEVSGETLGEVKVVRDMHERKSEMAKHSDAFIALPGGYGTIEELLEIITWAQLGIHNKPVGLLNVDGYYNSLLSLFDKGVEEGFIDDASRNIFVLADNAADLLTKLTAAAETAHLGGDDPNGTAAAGVKRKRG from the exons ATGGAGGCGAACCAGGAGAAGGCCACCGCCGGCGGCGACGGCCCGAGGCCGGTGCGAGCGGTGTGCGTCTTCTGCGGCAGCAGGGCTGGCAACCGGCCGTCCTTCAGCGCCGCCGCCCTCGACCTCGGGAAGCAGCTG GTGGAGAGGCAGCTCGAcctcgtctacggcggcggcagcggcggcctgATGGGCCTCGTGTCCAAGGCCGTCCACGACGGCGGCCGCCACGTCCTCGG GGTCATCCCTAGTGCTCTCCTGCCTGAAGAG GTGTCAGGGGAGACGTTGGGAGAGGTGAAAGTGGTCAGGGACATGCATGAGCGCAAGTCAGAAATGGCAAAACACTCGGACGCCTTCATCGCCCTGCCAG GCGGTTATGGGACGATCGAAGAGCTGCTGGAGATCATAACGTGGGCGCAGCTGGGGATCCATAACAAGCCT GTGGGGCTGCTCAACGTGGACGGCTACTACAACAGCCTGCTTTCGCTGTTCGACAAGGGCGTCGAGGAGGGCTTCATCGACGACGCGTCGCGCAACATCTTCGTCCTCGCCGACAACGCCGCCGACCTTCTCACCAAGCTCACGGCCGCGGCGGAGACGGCCCATCTTGGCGGCGACGACCCCAACGGCACCGCGGCCGCCGGCGTCAAGAGGAAAAGAGGCTAG